From one Drosophila gunungcola strain Sukarami chromosome 2R unlocalized genomic scaffold, Dgunungcola_SK_2 000006F, whole genome shotgun sequence genomic stretch:
- the LOC128254803 gene encoding uncharacterized protein LOC128254803 encodes MEKVQKSIKSKITSDEEFVMEADVPAHSSSSNEESDEEVEDGGRQDQKNVDAIIAEMDEQEAAGRQDKESDEDQRQMYELSLLSPAAMVAHIQRLEKELYELSQREARELNRSKHLRIFGHSRRRSNK; translated from the exons atggaaaaagtCCAGAAATCCATTAAGAGCAAGATAACCTCCGACGAAGAGTTTGTCATGGAGGCGGATGTTCCGGCACATAGCAGCAGTTCCAACGAGGAAAGCGACGAGGAGGTGGAGGATGGAGGTCGGCAGGATCAAAAAAATGTGGATGCCATCATCGCCGAGATGGACGAGCAGGAGGCGGCAGGTCGGCAGGACAAGGAAAGCGACGAGGACCAGCGCCAGATGTATG AGCTGAGTCTCCTTTCGCCAGCTGCCATGGTTGCCCACATCCAGCGTCTGGAGAAGGAGCTCTACGAACTTAGCCAGCGGGAAGCCAGGGAACTCAACCGGAGCAAACACCTGCGCATCTTTGGCCACTCTCGCCGTCGCTCCAACAAGTGA
- the LOC128254823 gene encoding uncharacterized protein LOC128254823, producing MAQVQLNGGNAAQSNGNNVEDNEPYQISDDDLDDLDDDCLLEEAETSGGANSLGRGPYERAWTTEATRALIHIRGPMEGSFTEGRQKRTALWLHCTRQLQRLGFRYSAAKVQKKWHNILITYNKNLNKKYVSGYVHWEFFEEMFKYLQGKKADFDMQLPQQTSTVAQAPTPTNGQIQAQGLSQQPMQLQPTPVTIKPGTPQMQQPIPSQSNAGKEGQPYITPVDQVLLQAQMNLDSKSNDEFDEDSNSMSEVRQPKMEYDGDHVAEAERTSDSSQHLEANGKLYDLARPMGSAPGIPDDIWWKDYFERKLDVEREKMELQRSLQREQVQIQKMSLVQQERIERMKIDAINSLTATLQKLVEAKCRRA from the exons ATGGCTCAAGTTCAATTGAATGGGGGCAATGCTGCGCAGAGCAACGGAAACAATGTCGAGGATAATGAAC CCTATCAAATAAGTGACGATGACTTGGATGACCTGGATGATGACTGCTTGCTGGAGGAGGCGGAGACCTCGGGGGGCGCCAATAGCCTGGGGCGTGGTCCCTACGAGCGGGCTTGGACCACGGAGGCCACCAGAGCACTGATCCACATACGTGGTCCCATGGAGGGAAGCTTCACCGAGGGCAG GCAAAAACGCACAGCTCTCTGGCTGCACTGCACTCGGCAACTACAGCGTTTAGGCTTTCGCTACTCCGCCGCCAAGGTCCAAAAGAAGTGGCACAACATCCTGATCACCTACAACAAGAATCTGAACAAGAAATACGTATCCGGCTATGTCCACTGGGAGTTCTTCGAGGAGATGTTCAAGTATTTGCAGGGAAAGAAGGCCGACTTTGATATGCAGCTGCCTCAGCAAACCTCAACAGTGGCACAAGCCCCCACTCCTACCAATGGTCAAATCCAAGCACAGGGACTTTCCCAGCAACCCATGCAACTGCAACCCACTCCCGTTACCATAAAACCGGGAACACCGCAAATGCAGCAGCCAATTCCATCCCAGAGTAATGCGGGTAAGGAGGGTCAACCATACATCACGCCCGTGGATCAGGTCCTGCTGCAGGCTCAGATGAATCTGGACAGCAAGTCCAACGATGAGTTCGACGAGGATAGCAACAGCATGTCGGAGGTGCGCCAACCCAAGATGGAGTACGATGGCGATCATGTGGCGGAGGCGGAGCGCACCAGCGATAGTAGCCAGCATCTGGAGGCCAATGGCAAGCTCTACGATCTGGCACGACCCATGGGCTCGGCTCCTGGCATCCCCGATGACATCTGGTGGAAGGACTACTTCGAGCGCAAACTGGACGTGGAGCGGGAGAAGATGGAACTTCAGCGGAGTTTGCAGCGCGAACAGGTTCAGATCCAGAAGATGTCCCTCGTGCAGCAGGAACGGATCGAGCGGATGAAGATCGATGCCATCAACAGTTTGACGGCCACGCTGCAGAAACTGGTGGAGGCCAAGTGCCGCAGGGCCTAA
- the LOC128254826 gene encoding general odorant-binding protein 67 has protein sequence MLSKSQLLLLVVGFCLNAATLADVDCSKRPVLVNPKTCCPMPDFMTDELKEKCSKFEVTLPPPTTGEASGSFESRRRHHHPHPPSCFSSCVFNETGIYQNRNLDQDKLQSHLQVVFKDSSDLQTAATQAFNTCATKIVEFEENLPARPTPPPGLLTCPHDAGHLMVCVYFDLMKNCPDSIRNDSQECTDMKEYFTKCKPPHGPPPSTEDM, from the exons atgCTTTCGAAATCGCAACTCTTACTGCTCGTCGTCGGGTTCTGCTTG AATGCAGCCACCTTGGCCGACGTGGACTGCAGCAAGCGACCAGTGCTTGTGAATCCCAAAACCTGCTGTCCCATGCCGGATTTCATGACCGACGAGTTGAAGGAGAAGTGTTCGAAGTTTGAGGTGACCCTACCGCCACCAACAACTGGTGAGGCCAGTGGATCCTTTGAGAGCAGGCGCCGTCATCACCATCCCCATCCACCATCG TGCTTCTCCTCCTGCGTCTTCAACGAAACTGGCATCTATCAGAACCGGAATTTGGACCAGGACAAGCTGCAGAGCCATCTGCAGGTGGTGTTCAAGGACAGTTCCGATCTGCAGACTGCGGCCACACAGGCATTCAACACATGTGCCACCAAGATTGTGGAGTTCGAGGAAAATTTACCAGCACGCCCCACTCCGCCACCTGGATTGCTCACATGTCCCCATGACGCCGGTCACCTCATGGTCTGTGTGTACTTCGATCTGATGAAGAACTGCCCGGACTCGATTAGAAACGACTCCCAGGAGTGCACCGACATGAAGGAGTACTTCACCAAGTGCAAGCCCCCACATGGTCCTCCTCCTTCCACTGAAGACATGTGA
- the LOC128254694 gene encoding LOW QUALITY PROTEIN: nucleoporin Nup188 (The sequence of the model RefSeq protein was modified relative to this genomic sequence to represent the inferred CDS: deleted 2 bases in 2 codons) → MPAVEKCVITDWKRLWQMVSGIHYETPQQTVREELMNVATELQTGVLQFKPKSASNVQLGTLLKEKKQEKLLPFTERLQDLLDLESAQCWEILCYYLTQEYRGSASLLTQLISTETNMAKLHEDIRHYYSLERMIVLKIVKNLIVFHRVPNHPYHQEYRAVVEKITLTRLRDSYLQQFENLISELPPTKLMAGECFHSTERLIAWSERNARETNEVLQILLLLAEHLPMGLEQIKRIFAACKQHSFGKIQNYLDDSQAYHQELIRSLTYSELVLILKCLDFEKPQENSNLIEKLIEDLQVDIASMYHRPEHGPLLLVWMLLRLRGTNDADDASSLLRCRQLGKRAVDLKCFVQLHLVARHAMYADDSMLSRIVRKTIYNQLAYMCNLFDGDGSCARYEGIYELLCELVSWPHLAKDFCSREDDGPRSLYKTLLENFPLEFTHLSKLAQSLTKGGQGNYIKSQLEALPILALLYDESQHKLREVDTDEFELLASVRPFPRIDYTIPAGTSCTAIQHPSGCYMHFRTQVNFFDALHHEINCLIRETGHLHGDFESSERIRHVEAGLRFLESAIQLSQSISGISAEMVHPTEMCVDLLHKFKSVQCPPVGLLSSCLNVCTALLPLVDEEIFSRISNLHILPTVSQGAQYDFKMYANASGVGYESRFLGSVIDNVEKKNERYEFLLSYLGFLRTYTKLKKHRHIQVEIPGLIFLLRDVFPHLHTWHFRSQLERNKIYFEVLSFICDILDLFNTSTGSKCEQRELLLMVCVYSLLNLDNGLILLRFVGVGNAYVQYTMELETNWMQQQPHGLMMLVRLSMRILMQLLRLKDKVYGNSETLSPLEALIYTQPKQRDTLRIIPTVCSYMSNIFDRWLPILSCRLLKRIALEFNMSLLACLDMEADQIRLTFMQKLPDELESDSIKLAILELVDACIAKQPGVTEAFFKVNYAQDKRSRSFFGKECVPNIGESIVTYMREFLDALQVEPLTIQQALPGKIMNIFHSLWKHNLQMLVYELLKDKQFWEKLCAPLFSELQPNVRIYTQLLNIISIEVYTGNGSNAALLDVMTKFFEPKHFGPWLNYVFNMPKVPATNDLSSSDELPDWICCLQAFKDLIVILLKKQPKFMTIPESQFKLLAQKCLKVLVDRSHYLEDMRPFIMLAELYVFLLLQFKHSYTNSAEEEQELMELLLQLMGRICSCYEDQHVRAKEACLAIVTKCTHLYTDLLIRDSSITLRFLNSVVSIICSELQHMENSVSLEKSQCLNSSDISDGKASTNSLILCLNLLKAVATIFHNDGPGNWDLPFVSVRLFQRLVRCVSKTLPLFSKQVLSVQLLDVLIVFAKGHCSVEFLHCDVGEYLWLNLLPPRELLQSKYEYAKPSPADSERWTVEQWWPVYARGIEFVTIIYEKHKKCFLQEAFQFVGIHAVYLEDALLLSKQSLEPAAMQLIKAAVGLVASLTEHHKEWKQDNDLSLVNIMRAVQGLLCHSSSLFHQQRNLKCLLAGRRSQLEILRSTEAITIDDELIAACNDLTDIIIYCVKSLLRFSPDLMELLCCSVYEPSKYAALLDVKFGAPKLNEENLTLTFGIILNLVNIYVKALNMQNHGFSEVPLNTLPNVEQSGDNDDTDICVGNQMNRTFSKSLSTVSVSSVSCPASELLSNMDGQLCLLALEHLLMLVASQAIYIIRSPDLEPRWKQIVRRDISNELVLFNEFVRRKVILDYKENRSPWLRRKHGHYKLKFKDPARSSSSLTRSSDIVRRSNTNTNELRVNVVRRLHLQQQQRTPQPHNFDMTSDLSPIPVMQGAAMSSTLDSRDSRKRLYPIQQAGEAFLEEELAAIDLQFFPPPSEHGYCELSQVQLVEEDYLQLMSALFNVMPHCD, encoded by the exons ATGCCCGCGGTGGAGAAATGCGTGAT CACCGATTGGAAGCGCCTCTGGCAGATGGTCTCCGGAATCCACTATGAGACGCCCCAGCAAACGGTGCGCGAGGAGCTGATGAACGTGGCCACCGAACTGCAGACCGGCGTGCTCCAGTTCAAGCCCAAGAGCGCCTCCAACGTCCAGCTGGGCACGCTGCTCAAGGAGAAGAAACAGGAGAAGCTGCTGCCCTTCACCGAGCGACTGCAGGATCTGCTGGATCTGGAATCCGCCCAGTGCTGGGAGATCTTGTGCTACTACCTCACACAGGAGTACCGCGGCTCGGCCAGCCTCCTGACCCAACTGATCTCCACCGAAACGAACATGGCCAAGCTGCATGAGGACATCCGTCACTACTACTCCCTGGAGCGCATGATAGTGCTGAAGATCGTCAAGAACCTGATTGTGTTCCACCGGGTGCCGAATCACCCCTACCACCAGGAGTATCGCGCCGTGGTGGAGAAGATAACCCTAACCCGCCTGAGGGATTCGTACCTGCAGCAGTTTGAGAACCTGATTAGCGAACTGCCACCTACGAAGCTAATGGCGGGCGAGTGCTTCCACTCCACGGAGCGATTGATTGCCTGGTCGGAGAGGAACGCCCGCGAGACCAACGAGGTGCTGCAAATCCTCCTTCTGCTGGCAGAGCACCTGCCCATGGGCTTGGAGCAGATCAAAAGGATATTCGCCGCCTGCAAGCAGCACTCGTTCGGAAAGATACAGAACTACCTGGACGACAGCCAAGCCTACCACCAGGAGCTGATCCGCAGCCTCACCTACTCGGAGCTGGTGCTCATTCTGAAGTGCCTGGACTTTGAGAAGCCGCAGGAAAACTCCAATTTGATTGAAAAACTGATAGAGGACCTGCAAGTAGACATTGCCAGCATGTACCATCGGCCAGAGCACGGCCCCCTACTTCTGGTGTGGATGCTCCTGCGCCTGCGAGGCACCAACGATGCCGACGACGCCTCCAGTTTGCTACGGTGCCGGCAGCTGGGCAAGCGGGCCGTGGATCTAAAGTGCTTTGTCCAACTGCACCTAGTGGCCAGGCATGCCATGTACGCCGATGACTCGATGCTCTCGCGGATTGTGCGCAAGACCATATACAACCAGCTGGCGTACATGTGCAACCTGTTTGATGGCGATGGCAGTTGTGCCCGATATGAGGGTATTTACGAGCTGCTTTGCGAACTGGTATCCTGGCCTCACTTAGCCAAAGATTTCTGTAGTCGGGAAG ATGATGGTCCGCGCTCTCTTTATAAAACTCTGCTGGAGAACTTTCCTCTGGAATTTACTCACCTGTCCAAGCTGGCACAATCACTGACTAAAGGTGGACAAGGAAACTAT ATCAAAAGTCAGCTGGAAGCATTGCCCATATTGGCCCTCCTTTACGATGAGAGTCAGCACAAACTCAGGGAGGTGGACACGGATGAGTTCGAGCTTTTAGCCAGTGTGCGTCCTTTTCCGCGGATCGACTATACCATACCCGCTGGCACCAGTTGCACAGCCATTCAACATCCCTCTGGGTGCTACATGCATTTTCGCACTCAAGTGAACTTCTTCGACGCCCTGCATCACGAGATTAACTGTCTCATACGAGAAACGGGCCATTTACATGGTGACTTTGAGTCCAGCGAGCGCATCCGTCACGTAGAAGCTGGTTTGAGATTCCTGGAGAGCGCCATCCAACTAAGTCAATCGATTTCAGGCATCAGTGCCGAGATGGTGCATCCCACAGAGATGTGCGTCGATCTGCTGCACAAGTTCAAGAGCGTTCAGTGTCCACCCGTTGGACTTCTGTCCAGTTGTCTTAATGTTTGCACTGCCCTGCTGCCACTGGTTGACGAAGAGATATTTTCACGAATCAGCAATCTACACATCCTGCCCACCGTTAGTCAGGGAGCCCAGTACGACTTTAAGATGTATGCCAATGCCAGTGGAGTGGGCTACGAGTCCCGCTTCCTCGGCTCCGTCATTGATAATGTGGAGAAAAAGAACGAGCGCTACGAATTCCTGCTCTCCTACCTCGGTTTCCTGCGCACGTACACCAAGTTAAAAAAGCATCGTCACATTCAGGTGGAGATTCCGGGATTGATTTTCCTTCTGAGGGATGTCTTTCCACACTTGCACACCTGGCACTTTCGATCTCAGTTGGAGAGGAACAAGATATACTTCGAGGTTCTGAGCTTCATCTGCGACattttggatttatttaatacCAGCACTGGTTCCAAGTGCGAGCAGCGTGAACTTTTGCTAATGGTCTGCGTTTATTCGCTCCTCAATCTGGATAATGGGCTGATCCTTCTAAG ATTTGTGGGTGTGGGCAATGCTTACGTACAGTACACCATGGAGTTGGAGACCAATTGGATGCAACAACAGCCACATGGCTTGATGATGCTGGTGCGTCTTTCCATGCGCATTCTGATGCAGCTGCTCAGGCTAAAGGACAAAGTATATGGGAACAGTGAAACTCTCTCCCCTCTAGAGGCCTTAATATACACCCAACCCAAACAACGAGACACTCTGCGAATCATTCCCACAGTCTGCAGCTACATGAGCAACATATTTGATAGGTGGCTGCCGATCCTCTCTTGTCGCCTGCTAAAGAGAATCGCACTCGAGTTCAACATGTCTCTACTGGCCTGTTTGGACATGGAGGCAGATCAAATCCGATTGACCTTCATGCAGAAGTTGCCCGATGAGTTGGAGAGCGATTCTATCAAGCTGGCCATTCTGGAGCTGGTGGACGCTTGCATTGCCAAGCAACCGGGCGTAACCGAGGCTTTCTTCAAGGTGAACTACGCCCAAGACAAACGTTCCCGCTCCTTCTTCGGCAAGGAATGTGTGCCCAATATCGGGGAGAGCATCGTCACTTACATGCGGGAGTTTCTGGATGCCCTCCAAGTGGAGCCTCTGACCATCCAGCAGGCGCTGCCCGGCAAGATCATGAACATCTTCCACTCGCTCTGGAAGCACAATCTTCAGATGCTAGTG TACGAACTGCTGAAAGACAAACAGTTTTGGGAAAAACTCTGCGCACCGCTCTTCTCCGAACTTCAGCCGAATGTTAGGATCTACACGCAGCTCCTGAACATCATATCCATTGAGGTTTACACGGGCAATGGAAGCAATGCCGCACTGCTGGATGTGATGACCAAGTTCTTTGAGCCCAAACACTTTGGTCCCTGGCTTAACTACGTATTCAACATGCCAAAGGTTCCTGCTACAAATGACTTAAGTTCCTCAGATGAGCTGCCCGACTGGATCTGCTGCCTGCAGGCTTTCAAGGATCTGATCGTTATTCTACTGAAGAAGCAGCCCAAGTTCATGACCATACCCGAGTCTCAGTTCAAGCTGTTGGCTCAGAAGTGTCTTAAAGTTTTAGTCGATCGCTCTCACTATCTGGAGGACATGCGTCCATTTATCATGCTGGCTGAGCTGTATGTGTTCCTGCTACTTCAATTCAAACACTCTTACACAAACAGcgcggaggaggagcaggaacTAATGGAACTGCTATTGCAGCTGATGGGTCGCATCTGCTCCTGCTATGAGGATCAGCATGTGAGGGCCAAAGAGGCCTGCCTGGCCATAGTGACCAAGTGCACACATCTTTACACCGACTTACTAATTCGGGACTCTTCAATCACCCTGCGTTTTCTCAACTCCGTCGTGAGCATTATCTGCAGTGAGCTGCAGCACATGGAGAACTCGGTGAGCCTGGAAAAATCGCAATGCCTGAATAGTTCAGACATTTCAGACGGCAAGGCCTCGACCAACTCGTTGATCCTGTGCCTCAATCTGCTCAAGGCTGTGGCCACCATCTTCCACAACGATGGCCCCGGAAACTGGGATCTGCCATTTGTTTCGGTTCGGCTGTTCCAGCGGCTTGTGCGCTGCGTCTCCAAAACG TTGCCCTTGTTCAGCAAACAAGTGCTCAGTGTCCAGCTGCTCGACGTGCTCATCGTGTTCGCCAAGGGCCACTGCTCTGTGGAGTTTCTGCACTGCGATGTGGGCGAGTACTTGTGGCTGAATCTGTTGCCGCCCAGGGAACTTCTGCAGTCGAAGTATGAGTACGCTAAGCCATCGCCGGCGGATTCCGAGCGCTGGACTGTGGAGCAGTGGTGGCCTGTTTACGCCAGGGGCATCGAATTCGTCACCATAATCTACGAAAAGCACAAGAAGTGCTTCCTGCAGGAGGCCTTCCAGTTCGTTGGCATTCATGCCGTCTACCTTGAGGATGCCCTGCTGCTGAGCAAGCAATCTCTGGAACCAGCTGCCATGCAGTTAATAAAGGCAGCTGTTGGCCTGGTGGCCAGCCTCACGGAGCACCACAAAGAGTGGAAGCAGGATAACGATCTGTCACTTGTCAACATAATG CGTGCAGTCCAGGGGTTATTGTGCCACAGTTCATCGTTGTTCCATCAGCAAAGAAACTTAAAATGCCTCCTGGCTGGTCGTCGTTCGCAGCTGGAAATCCTGCGCAGCACCGAGGCTATAACCATTGATGACGAACTCATCGCTGCCTGCAATGA ccTCACAGATATAATTATTTACTGTGTGAAATCCTTGCTGAGATTCAGTCCGGATTTGATGGAACTACTCTGCTGCAGTGTGTATGAGCCCTCCAAATACGCAGCATTGCTAGATGTAAAGTTTGGGGCCCCCAAATTGAACGAAGAGAATCTTACACTCACGTTCGGAATTATACTCAACTTGGTTAACATATACGTGAAGGCCTTAAATATG CAAAACCACGGCTTCAGTGAGGTGCCCCTTAATACACTGCCTAACGTGGAGCAATCCGGGGACAACGATGATACAGATATCTGCGTGGGCAACCAGATGAACCGCACCTTCTCCAAATCCCTGTCGACCGTCTCGGTTTCGTCCGTCAGCTGTCCAGCCAGTGAGCTGCTCTCCAATATGGACGGACAGCTTTGTCTGCTGGCCCTGGAGCACCTGCTCATGCTGGTGGCCTCGCAGGCCATCTACATCATTCGCTCGCCGGATCTGGAACCGCGCTGGAAGCAGATTGTGCGCCGGGACATCAGCAACGAGCTGGTGTTGTTCAATGAGTTTGTGCGCCGCAAGGTGATATTGGATTACAAGGAGAACCGGAGTCCGTGGCTGCGACGCAAGCACGGGCACTACAAGCTGAAGTTCAAGGACCCGGCCAGGAGTTCGTCCAGTTTAACACGCAGCTCGGACATTGTGCGTCGCAGCAACACAAACACTAATGAGCTGCGGGTTAACGTGGTTCGCAGGCTGCATctccagcaacagcaacgtaCTCCACAGCCGCATAACTTTGACATGACCAGCGATCTGAGTCCCATTCCGGTGATGCAAGGAGCTGCCATGTCGTCGACTTTGGATTCCAGAGACAGTCGGAAGCGTTTGTATCCCATTCAGCAGGCGGGCGAGGCCTTTTTGGAGGAGGAATTGGCCGCCATCGACCTGCAGTTCTTCCCCCCGCCCTCGGAGCACGGTTATTGTGAATTGTCGCAGGTTCAGTTGGTGGAAGAGGACTACCTTCAGCTGATGTCGGCCCTCTTCAATGTGATGCCCCATTGCGACTGA
- the LOC128254825 gene encoding epimerase family protein SDR39U1: protein MSRHALIGGGTGFIGRNLEKHLAQKGYDVTVISRMPGPKRITWHELEKNGIPSSVNVVVNATGQNTLDPTRRWTPGFQQNVWNSRINSSKTLAQAIRAAPQVSSFVNFCGVSHYPPSESKIYSEEDQVQGFDYMSRLCLAWEEAAHTGDEQDCKCTILRCGAVVGHGGGMVQSMWLPFKLGVGGPLGSGKQIMPWIHMQDLCSLIQHIVEKPVPGVVNAVAPEIVSNLEFSKAFAKALHRPCLFSVPEFVVHAVFGKERAALVLSGAKVKPQKAISSGFKFQYPTVKEAVTQLTRKG from the exons ATGTCGAGGCACGCGCTGATAG GTGGCGGCACCGGCTTCATTGGCCGCAATCTCGAGAAGCACTTGGCCCAAAAGGGCTACGATGTGACGGTGATCTCCCGGATGCCAGGTCCCAAGCGCATCACCTGGCACGAGCTGGAGAAGAACGGCATACCGAGCTCCGTGAACGTGGTGGTAAATGCCACCGGTCAGAACACCCTGGATCCGACGAGACGCTGGACCCCAGGATTCCAGCAGAACGTGTGGAACTCCCGCATCAACTCGTCCAAAACACTGGCTCAGGCTATTAGGGCGGCTCCCCAGGTCAGCTCGTTTGTGAATTTCTGCGGCGTTAGCCACTATCCACCGTCGGAGTCCAAAATTTACAGCGAGGAGGACCAGGTGCAGGGATTCGACTACATGTCCCGGTTGTGCCTGGCCTGGGAGGAGGCTGCCCACACCGGCGATGAGCAGGATTGCAAATGC ACCATCCTAAGATGCGGTGCTGTGGTGGGTCATGGCGGTGGCATGGTTCAGTCCATGTGGCTGCCCTTCAAGCTGGGAGTCGGCGGCCCTTTGGGCAGTGGCAAGCAAATCATGCCCTGGATACACATGCAGGACCTGTGCAGCCTGATACAGCACATCGTGGAGAAGCCAGTCCCCGGAGTGGTCAATGCCGTGGCTCCCGAAATAGTCAGCAATTTGGAGTTTAGCAAA GCCTTTGCCAAAGCCCTCCATCGTCCCTGCCTCTTCAGTGTTCCGGAGTTTGTGGTCCATGCCGTGTTTGGCAAAGAGCGGGCAGCCCTCGTCCTGAGCGGAGCCAAAGTGAAGCCCCAGAAAGCCATCTCGTCGGGCTTCAAGTTTCAGTACCCCACCGTCAAAGAGGCTGTGACGCAACTGACCCGCAAGGGATGA
- the LOC128254824 gene encoding uncharacterized protein LOC128254824 encodes MRIHLSSAWESVQNMEEELRAFFEDCRRQEFSGKEMLAICQPLIWRIRLARVKKWCLILLPLVVIYLLWLCSDTFAWWSSAVGRLLLIQILPLWDWTPYYNAKCLIPRAQSVQEQPPPVGRYETLWQNCALCDTWVSMVWRRLPLNHLTNFQTEGIATASNVSYSTLESEYLERGLPVIVTDAGLEMDIVNLLELIEKKSPQWLSSVPCDVSSNLLLRKLFNLEAALDKIHSWLGQSSNSWHLQLRNCQKKAVKASRLFLERPYYYPFHLAPYYSSWLLAVHQQKREQTEIYVRGLVLVQQLSGHFEVVLHPKNPCDKGVCPSLRMRLNAGEGLVFSTDIWSLSYGLEKPHSKQSSLASIFEIDWQT; translated from the coding sequence ATGAGGATTCATTTAAGTTCTGCCTGGGAAAGCGTTCAGAACATGGAGGAGGAGCTGAGAGCATTCTTCGAGGATTGTCGAAGGCAGGAATTTTCCGGGAAGGAAATGCTTGCCATTTGTCAACCTTTGATTTGGCGCATACGTCTGGCTAGAGTCAAGAAATGGTGTCTTATCCTACTGCCCCTGGTGGTGATTTATTTGCTCTGGTTGTGTAGCGACACCTTTGCTTGGTGGTCAAGTGCCGTGGGCCGTTTGCTGCTCATCCAGATCCTTCCGCTCTGGGATTGGACACCCTACTACAATGCCAAGTGCTTGATTCCACGAGCTCAGAGTGTCCAGGAGCAGCCACCTCCAGTGGGAAGGTATGAGACCCTGTGGCAAAACTGTGCTCTTTGTGATACTTGGGTGAGTATGGTTTGGAGAAGACTACCCCTAAACCatttaactaattttcaaACAGAGGGCATAGCCACTGCTTCGAATGTGAGCTACTCCACGTTGGAATCTGAGTACTTGGAACGTGGACTACCTGTTATTGTAACAGATGCTGGCTTGGAAATGGATATCGTTAATCTTCTGGAGCTTATAGAGAAGAAGTCGCCGCAGTGGTTGTCCAGTGTGCCCTGTGATGTTTCCAGCAATCTCCTGCTGAGGAAACTGTTCAACCTAGAGGCCGCTCTGGACAAGATCCACTCTTGGCTGGGACAGTCATCAAATAGTTGGCACCTTCAGCTAAGAAACTGCCAGAAGAAGGCGGTAAAGGCATCCCGATTGTTCTTGGAACGTCCCTACTACTATCCTTTCCACCTGGCACCGTACTATTCCAGCTGGTTACTGGCAGTCCATCAGCAGAAGCGAGAGCAGACGGAGATCTACGTGCGTGGTTTGGTTCTTGTCCAGCAGCTTAGTGGACACTTCGAAGTGGTTCTTCATCCCAAGAATCCCTGCGACAAGGGAGTGTGTCCCAGCTTGAGAATGCGCCTGAATGCTGGGGAGGGTCTGGTCTTCTCCACGGATATCTGGAGCCTTAGCTATGGCCTGGAGAAACCACACTCGAAGCAGAGCTCACTGGCCAGCATTTTCGAGATTGACTGGCAGACGTAA